One part of the Leptolyngbya sp. FACHB-261 genome encodes these proteins:
- a CDS encoding ABC transporter ATP-binding protein, translating to MNTRPAIQLSDVDKVYANGTVALRGVNLTIGRSQFVSLVGPSGCGKSTILRLIAGLGQKSAGDIQRWQPEDVTEPSLHELAFVFQEAALMPWASVADNIRLPLELARVPRRAANTAVREAIGLVGLSGFERAYPRELSGGMKMRVSIARALVTRPTTLLMDEPFGALDEMTRSRLNSDLLELWQQKRWTIVFVTHNVYEAVYLSNRVVVMAAHPGRITADIPIEAAYPRTEEFRTSLQFNQYCRQVSASLAGVWEDPLPSGTTRHSRDVAQS from the coding sequence ATGAATACACGTCCCGCCATTCAGCTCAGTGACGTTGATAAGGTCTATGCCAACGGTACTGTTGCGCTTCGGGGCGTGAACTTGACGATTGGGCGCTCTCAATTTGTCAGCCTGGTTGGCCCTTCAGGTTGCGGCAAAAGCACGATCTTGCGTTTGATTGCCGGGCTGGGGCAGAAGAGCGCAGGCGATATTCAGCGTTGGCAGCCAGAGGATGTAACAGAGCCGTCATTGCATGAATTGGCCTTCGTCTTTCAAGAAGCCGCCCTAATGCCCTGGGCATCAGTAGCCGATAATATCCGCTTGCCCCTAGAACTCGCCCGAGTGCCTCGTCGGGCTGCGAATACGGCTGTACGCGAAGCGATTGGGCTGGTTGGTTTAAGCGGCTTCGAGCGGGCCTATCCTCGGGAGTTATCGGGGGGAATGAAAATGCGCGTTTCGATTGCCCGTGCCCTAGTGACTCGGCCCACAACCCTGCTCATGGACGAGCCCTTCGGCGCCCTTGACGAGATGACCCGTAGCCGCCTCAATAGCGACTTACTAGAACTGTGGCAGCAGAAGCGCTGGACGATTGTGTTCGTCACCCACAATGTCTACGAAGCTGTGTATTTGTCGAATCGAGTGGTGGTAATGGCGGCTCACCCCGGTCGGATCACAGCAGATATTCCGATTGAGGCGGCCTATCCGCGCACCGAAGAGTTTCGAACTTCATTGCAGTTCAACCAATATTGCCGACAGGTTTCTGCCTCCTTAGCAGGGGTATGGGAAGATCCATTACCGAGTGGAACCACTCGCCATTCACGAGATGTCGCCCAGTCCTGA
- a CDS encoding ABC transporter substrate-binding protein, translating into MKESHHLLHRLGSIKRRKFIQFGSLALGSGLLAACSNGNTATTTGTGTAATPSAIPDKVSFGTNWYAQAEHGGFYQAVATGIYKDHGMEVTIKMGGPQVNGTQLLMGGVTDFFMGYPADAIKAVEEGIPKVTVAAAFQKDPQVLIAHPEVGNDTLAKLKGKPILISSAANTTYWPFLKVKYGFSDTQKRPYNFNLGPFLVDKNSVQQGYLTSEPFAVEKEGGFKPVVLLLADSGYTPYATTIETRKDLVEKNSDLVQRFVDASIKGWYSYLNDPAPGNELIKKDNPEMTDEQLAYSLQKLKEYGIVGSGDAEKLGIGAMTEERWKSFFETMVQAGVYKPTTDYRQAFTLDFINKGPNAYKS; encoded by the coding sequence ATGAAGGAATCTCATCACCTCTTGCACCGGCTAGGTAGTATTAAGCGCCGCAAATTTATCCAATTCGGATCCCTTGCTCTGGGTAGTGGTCTCTTGGCAGCTTGTTCTAATGGCAATACAGCCACTACCACAGGCACAGGCACAGCAGCAACTCCATCGGCCATTCCCGACAAAGTAAGTTTTGGCACGAATTGGTATGCCCAAGCTGAGCACGGAGGCTTTTATCAAGCCGTAGCAACAGGGATTTACAAAGATCATGGCATGGAAGTCACGATCAAAATGGGGGGCCCTCAGGTCAATGGCACTCAATTGTTGATGGGAGGTGTGACTGACTTCTTCATGGGCTATCCAGCCGATGCGATCAAGGCAGTTGAAGAAGGCATTCCCAAAGTCACAGTTGCCGCAGCTTTTCAAAAAGACCCTCAGGTTTTAATTGCCCATCCCGAAGTTGGCAACGACACGTTGGCCAAACTCAAGGGCAAACCAATTTTGATTTCCTCAGCCGCTAACACAACCTACTGGCCTTTCTTAAAAGTGAAGTACGGTTTTAGCGATACTCAGAAACGTCCTTATAACTTCAACCTTGGGCCTTTTCTGGTCGATAAGAATTCCGTTCAGCAGGGTTACCTCACATCCGAGCCTTTTGCCGTCGAAAAGGAAGGGGGCTTCAAGCCTGTAGTTCTATTGCTAGCAGATAGTGGCTACACTCCCTACGCAACAACAATCGAAACTCGCAAAGATCTAGTCGAGAAAAACTCCGATTTGGTACAGCGATTTGTTGATGCTTCAATCAAGGGTTGGTACAGCTATCTAAATGACCCAGCGCCGGGCAATGAGCTAATCAAAAAAGACAACCCTGAAATGACTGATGAGCAATTGGCCTATAGCCTTCAAAAACTGAAGGAGTACGGCATTGTTGGCTCTGGCGATGCCGAAAAGCTGGGAATCGGTGCCATGACCGAAGAGCGCTGGAAGTCATTCTTCGAGACGATGGTGCAAGCCGGAGTGTACAAACCTACAACGGATTACCGCCAAGCCTTCACGCTGGACTTCATCAATAAGGGACCAAACGCCTACAAATCTTGA
- a CDS encoding PTPA-CTERM sorting domain-containing protein has translation MHNSAARRTRNYTLGLTLNLLYVAHATPGQAAELISARSADSFVDSIGFNTHFTYTNTPYVQDYSEVVRPRLQELGIRHIRDGVVPERMDYYERLKDLGSIGIRSTLISGTDIDPQQTVAIAKQLGSAQAAVEGPNEYDNNRDNRDPAYWVPTVRNYTQQLHNAFKSDSATANIPILGPSFVGGEASELVGDLSPWVDYGNFHPYNYPDHPGSGGHLNNEITRRSQPFKGKPMIATEAGYHTGGPDSDRPISETAQGKYLPRLFLEHFNRGIERTFAYELLDQWSKPNDREANFGILRNDGSPKPAFNAIKNLIQLLSDPGDEFALQSLDYVLGGDTTDISQTLLQKRNGNFYLILWQEVASYTPFSREPQVGTDLLVQDKLVTLTLNSLIGQAIAYEPFSSSNPITAYKNPQEINLSVGDHPLVLELIPGWIKDIVSKPVQSPVPTPDVPTDPQGATEIPAPALLPGLIGLSWRIMRKRGSSDEILAENSVSNVAFG, from the coding sequence ATGCACAATTCAGCCGCACGTCGGACCCGGAACTACACTCTGGGCCTTACTTTGAACCTACTCTATGTGGCGCATGCGACTCCTGGGCAGGCCGCGGAACTTATCAGCGCACGCAGCGCTGATTCCTTTGTTGATTCCATCGGTTTCAACACTCACTTCACCTACACCAACACGCCCTATGTTCAGGACTACAGCGAGGTTGTCAGGCCCCGTTTGCAGGAATTGGGTATCCGTCATATTCGTGACGGCGTTGTGCCCGAGCGCATGGATTACTACGAAAGGCTAAAAGATTTAGGTAGCATCGGCATTCGCTCCACATTGATTTCTGGAACCGATATTGACCCACAACAAACGGTTGCGATTGCCAAACAATTGGGCAGTGCTCAAGCCGCTGTTGAGGGGCCTAACGAGTACGACAACAACCGAGACAACCGAGATCCGGCATACTGGGTACCTACGGTTCGAAACTACACTCAACAATTGCACAACGCCTTCAAAAGCGACTCAGCCACAGCCAATATTCCTATTCTTGGCCCTTCCTTTGTTGGCGGAGAGGCTAGCGAGTTGGTCGGCGACCTGAGTCCCTGGGTGGACTACGGCAACTTTCACCCGTACAACTACCCTGACCACCCAGGATCGGGAGGGCATCTCAACAACGAGATTACAAGGCGCTCGCAACCCTTCAAAGGCAAACCGATGATTGCGACGGAAGCTGGTTACCACACGGGCGGCCCTGATTCCGATCGACCCATTTCTGAAACGGCACAGGGCAAATATCTACCTCGGCTATTCCTTGAGCACTTTAATCGAGGGATCGAGCGAACCTTTGCTTATGAATTGCTCGATCAATGGTCTAAGCCTAATGACCGCGAGGCTAATTTCGGGATCCTACGCAATGATGGTTCACCCAAACCGGCATTCAACGCGATCAAGAATCTAATTCAGTTACTCAGTGACCCTGGCGATGAATTTGCCTTGCAATCCTTGGATTATGTGCTTGGTGGGGATACCACCGACATCAGTCAAACTCTCCTGCAGAAACGCAATGGCAACTTCTACTTAATTCTTTGGCAAGAGGTAGCCAGCTACACACCGTTCAGCCGGGAGCCGCAGGTTGGTACTGACCTTCTGGTTCAGGACAAATTGGTAACCCTGACACTCAACAGTCTGATCGGTCAGGCTATTGCCTACGAACCTTTCAGCTCCTCTAATCCCATCACCGCATACAAAAATCCCCAGGAGATTAATCTCAGTGTGGGCGATCATCCCCTGGTTCTTGAACTCATTCCAGGCTGGATCAAAGACATCGTTTCCAAGCCCGTACAATCTCCTGTCCCAACACCTGATGTGCCTACTGATCCACAAGGTGCAACTGAAATTCCTGCCCCCGCATTACTACCTGGCCTCATTGGTTTGAGCTGGCGGATTATGCGCAAGCGTGGCTCTTCTGATGAGATTCTGGCTGAGAATTCAGTGAGCAATGTGGCGTTTGGCTAG